A single window of Syntrophus aciditrophicus SB DNA harbors:
- the hisH gene encoding imidazole glycerol phosphate synthase subunit HisH: MIAIIDYQAGNLTSVFRALSFLKQDCQITRDYKVLCSASHIIFPGVGAAGEAMSNLRQTGLDKIIFQLVQEGKPVLGICLGTQIIFDYSEENDTPCLGIIPGKVIHFPENMICDERKLKIPHMGWNSVSLRRSHPVFRGIPGQAEFYFVHSFFPMPEREENILGQTRYGIEFPSAVVADNVIAVQFHPEKSGKPGLAILENFCRWKGTDAE; encoded by the coding sequence ATGATTGCGATTATTGATTATCAGGCAGGTAATTTGACCAGTGTGTTCCGTGCGCTTAGCTTTCTGAAGCAGGATTGTCAGATTACCCGTGATTACAAAGTATTGTGCTCTGCTTCCCATATTATTTTTCCGGGTGTCGGCGCCGCGGGTGAGGCCATGTCCAATCTGAGGCAAACCGGACTGGACAAAATCATTTTTCAGCTTGTTCAGGAGGGGAAGCCTGTTCTGGGGATTTGTCTCGGGACACAGATCATCTTTGACTACAGTGAAGAAAACGACACCCCCTGTTTAGGGATTATTCCCGGGAAAGTGATACATTTCCCGGAAAACATGATCTGTGATGAACGAAAGCTTAAAATTCCTCATATGGGATGGAATTCAGTTTCGTTACGCAGAAGCCATCCCGTATTCAGAGGCATTCCGGGGCAGGCAGAGTTTTATTTCGTCCATTCTTTTTTCCCAATGCCGGAACGAGAGGAAAACATTCTGGGACAGACCCGCTATGGCATAGAGTTCCCCTCCGCGGTTGTGGCAGACAATGTCATCGCCGTACAATTTCATCCGGAAAAAAGTGGAAAGCCCGGTCTGGCTATATTAGAAAATTTCTGCAGGTGGAAGGGAACAGATGCTGAGTAA
- a CDS encoding Zn-ribbon domain-containing OB-fold protein translates to MAKTEKDVRFSKFGTVSFTGVTQVNDFIDYLEQGKLMGTKCKDCGLKFFPPRAHCFKSLSGNMEWFEVTGKGKLVSFSTLRYGPTGFTEELPYTIALVDYGDYKVFGRIDPAVAEPDSNLKVGMEMVAKTAKTANGQLTYVFNPA, encoded by the coding sequence ATGGCTAAGACAGAAAAAGACGTTCGCTTCAGTAAATTTGGGACGGTTAGCTTCACGGGTGTAACGCAGGTTAACGATTTTATTGATTACCTGGAACAGGGTAAACTGATGGGTACGAAGTGCAAGGACTGCGGGCTGAAATTTTTCCCGCCCCGCGCTCATTGTTTCAAGTCTCTGTCCGGCAATATGGAATGGTTTGAAGTGACAGGAAAGGGAAAACTGGTTTCCTTCAGCACTCTCCGTTATGGGCCGACGGGCTTCACAGAAGAACTGCCCTATACCATCGCCCTCGTTGATTATGGTGATTATAAGGTTTTCGGGCGGATCGATCCGGCCGTTGCCGAACCCGACAGTAACTTGAAAGTCGGCATGGAAATGGTTGCCAAGACTGCCAAGACGGCTAACGGGCAGTTAACCTATGTGTTCAATCCTGCCTAA
- a CDS encoding thiolase C-terminal domain-containing protein produces the protein MSRVAVIGVGQSTFVRSYPGSIRELAFEAYSEAMKDANIQNADIDATVMCSAPEYDKQRSPAGVVAEYLGLNPQPTFYVETLCSSSSTGLKLAYSLVASGLHDCVMVLGFQIMSQLTSNESQERMGRGADIQWESPFGTMMPAYYALHAQAHMAKYGTKPEDLALIRVKSATYGVLNERAVYRKPVALEDFLDPQKMGGPVASPLRVGDCCANADGSSCIIVANEEKAKAFCKKPVWILGIGSASAAVNMVGRESLTGLAVGIEAGRQAYKMAGITPKHIDVAEVHDCFTIAEMMAIENLGFAEAGGGPELVRAKETYKEGSIPINIDGGLLSKGHPIGATGGSQVRTIVRQLRDEADNIQVKDPMFGLVHNIGGVGLYGNVTIFGRE, from the coding sequence ATGAGTCGAGTTGCAGTTATTGGCGTTGGACAAAGCACCTTTGTTCGAAGCTATCCCGGTTCCATAAGGGAGTTGGCGTTTGAAGCTTATAGTGAAGCGATGAAGGATGCAAATATACAGAATGCGGACATTGACGCTACAGTGATGTGCTCCGCCCCCGAGTATGATAAGCAGAGATCCCCGGCCGGTGTCGTCGCCGAGTACCTGGGTTTGAATCCTCAACCGACGTTCTATGTTGAAACTCTCTGTTCATCCAGCAGCACGGGGTTGAAGCTGGCCTATTCCCTGGTTGCATCCGGACTCCATGACTGTGTCATGGTGCTTGGTTTCCAGATCATGTCTCAGTTGACCTCCAATGAATCCCAGGAGAGAATGGGCCGGGGCGCGGATATTCAGTGGGAATCTCCCTTCGGCACGATGATGCCCGCCTACTATGCCCTTCATGCCCAGGCTCATATGGCGAAATACGGAACGAAACCGGAAGACCTTGCCCTCATTCGTGTAAAATCAGCCACCTATGGCGTTCTAAACGAGAGAGCTGTTTATCGGAAACCGGTTGCTCTCGAGGATTTCCTGGATCCGCAGAAGATGGGCGGCCCGGTCGCCAGTCCTCTGCGCGTGGGTGACTGCTGCGCAAACGCCGATGGCAGTTCCTGTATCATCGTTGCCAATGAAGAAAAAGCGAAGGCATTCTGCAAGAAACCCGTCTGGATTCTCGGCATCGGGTCAGCTTCGGCGGCAGTCAACATGGTCGGACGCGAATCCCTGACGGGACTTGCGGTTGGCATTGAAGCCGGACGTCAGGCTTACAAAATGGCCGGCATTACGCCAAAGCATATCGATGTCGCTGAAGTCCATGACTGTTTCACCATTGCCGAAATGATGGCCATCGAAAATCTCGGCTTTGCCGAAGCGGGTGGCGGTCCTGAATTAGTCCGTGCGAAAGAAACCTATAAAGAAGGAAGCATTCCCATTAATATCGATGGAGGGCTTCTTTCCAAGGGGCATCCCATTGGAGCAACCGGCGGGTCGCAGGTTCGGACCATCGTGCGGCAGTTGAGGGATGAGGCCGATAATATTCAGGTAAAAGATCCGATGTTCGGATTGGTTCATAATATCGGCGGTGTTGGCTTGTACGGAAATGTGACTATTTTTGGGAGAGAATAA
- a CDS encoding SDR family NAD(P)-dependent oxidoreductase — translation MGKLDGKVAVVTGGGRGVGRAICVAYAEEGADVVVNYAGNHAAANEVVAMIEKMGRRAVAVQGRVEIKAEAEKTIQTAVDNFGRIDVLVNNAGATKPAMLHKMTEEQWDAVVNIHLKGPFLCVQAAAKYFMEQNYGKIINVTSVAGLVGTTGQINYSAAKGGILSFTMSAARELARFNVTSNVISLGIVTTDMTEKITTDDKLKEIYMRRILLNRYAEPSEVAPAFVFFGCDDSKYITGQLLKVDGGYGLT, via the coding sequence ATGGGAAAGTTAGATGGTAAGGTAGCTGTGGTAACCGGCGGAGGAAGAGGAGTTGGGCGGGCCATTTGTGTCGCCTATGCCGAGGAAGGCGCGGATGTCGTCGTGAATTACGCGGGTAACCATGCCGCTGCAAACGAAGTGGTTGCAATGATTGAAAAGATGGGACGGCGTGCCGTTGCTGTTCAGGGCCGTGTTGAAATCAAGGCTGAAGCGGAGAAAACTATTCAGACTGCCGTGGATAATTTCGGCAGAATTGACGTTCTTGTAAACAATGCCGGCGCTACAAAACCGGCAATGCTCCATAAAATGACGGAAGAACAGTGGGATGCGGTGGTTAATATCCATTTGAAAGGTCCCTTCCTGTGTGTCCAGGCGGCAGCGAAGTATTTTATGGAACAGAATTACGGAAAAATTATCAATGTGACCTCCGTAGCCGGTCTGGTGGGTACGACGGGACAGATTAATTACAGTGCGGCCAAGGGCGGCATTCTTTCCTTCACCATGTCAGCAGCAAGGGAACTTGCACGGTTTAACGTCACATCCAATGTGATTTCCCTGGGCATTGTAACCACGGATATGACGGAAAAGATCACCACTGATGATAAATTGAAAGAAATCTACATGAGGCGTATTCTGCTCAATCGTTATGCAGAGCCTTCCGAAGTCGCCCCGGCATTTGTTTTCTTCGGATGCGATGACTCAAAATATATAACAGGCCAGTTGCTTAAAGTTGACGGTGGTTATGGTTTGACCTAA
- a CDS encoding DUF2080 family transposase-associated protein: MISKEVKQSGNSGRVYLPPDWIGKHIKIIRID, encoded by the coding sequence ATGATATCCAAGGAAGTAAAGCAGAGCGGTAACAGCGGCCGGGTTTATCTACCTCCGGACTGGATCGGAAAACATATAAAAATTATTCGGATTGACTGA
- a CDS encoding GNAT family N-acetyltransferase: protein MKNGIEIKELALEYCPEIVEIHRAIMKGNISDTWRKSIELHLQKKDVVGYVALKDGKVVGFIIGEVKGPSFGLEKSGWIIGLEAHPQFMGTGIGRVLMDSIFKYFREKGVRDIFTAIRWDAVDMLSFFIATGFDRSEFVNLGKQLDNVKTE, encoded by the coding sequence ATGAAAAACGGAATAGAAATAAAAGAGCTTGCACTTGAATACTGCCCGGAAATTGTTGAGATTCACCGTGCGATCATGAAAGGCAACATCTCCGATACATGGAGAAAGAGCATCGAACTTCACCTTCAGAAAAAGGATGTTGTCGGCTATGTGGCACTGAAAGACGGCAAAGTGGTGGGGTTCATCATCGGCGAGGTTAAAGGGCCCAGCTTCGGACTGGAAAAAAGCGGGTGGATCATTGGTCTCGAGGCTCATCCTCAATTCATGGGAACGGGTATAGGCCGGGTTCTTATGGACAGTATTTTTAAATATTTCCGGGAAAAGGGCGTTCGGGATATTTTCACGGCGATTCGCTGGGATGCTGTGGATATGCTGTCTTTCTTCATAGCCACAGGATTTGATCGCTCTGAATTCGTCAATCTGGGAAAACAGCTTGATAATGTGAAGACGGAATAA
- a CDS encoding formate dehydrogenase accessory sulfurtransferase FdhD, with amino-acid sequence MQSGFLKEVQFTRADGELTPTGERVVREKALSMFVDGRHCATAMILATLEKEYITGYLYVQGLIHEATDIASLEITNDIARVSLKTGIEKRSFPRNITSNLKISKEDIFRSVRAILKSPVFEETEAVHSAGLFIAGSKAISLAEDLGRHNAMDKVIGAALLQKVDFSRTLATSTGRQPAEMIFKYLSAGIPIIATKGVPTSKAVELAEKSGITIVGMVRGDFMIVYSHPERIQ; translated from the coding sequence ATGCAAAGCGGATTTCTCAAGGAAGTGCAATTTACCCGGGCTGATGGAGAGTTAACACCCACAGGCGAAAGAGTCGTGAGAGAGAAGGCGCTTTCCATGTTTGTGGATGGCAGGCACTGCGCCACTGCCATGATACTGGCCACGCTGGAAAAAGAATATATTACCGGATATCTGTATGTGCAGGGATTGATTCATGAGGCAACGGACATTGCCTCCCTTGAAATAACAAATGACATTGCCCGGGTCAGTCTCAAGACCGGTATTGAAAAACGTTCTTTTCCCCGGAACATCACCTCAAATCTTAAAATCTCCAAAGAAGATATTTTCCGGAGTGTCCGCGCCATCCTGAAGTCTCCGGTTTTCGAAGAAACCGAAGCCGTGCATTCCGCTGGCCTTTTTATCGCCGGCAGTAAAGCCATCTCCCTTGCTGAAGACCTGGGCCGCCACAACGCCATGGACAAGGTCATCGGTGCCGCATTACTCCAAAAGGTCGATTTTTCCAGGACGCTCGCCACTTCCACCGGTCGGCAGCCGGCTGAGATGATTTTCAAGTACCTCAGCGCAGGCATCCCGATCATCGCCACCAAGGGAGTACCTACCTCAAAGGCAGTGGAACTGGCGGAAAAATCAGGAATAACCATCGTCGGAATGGTCAGGGGAGATTTCATGATCGTGTACTCTCATCCGGAGAGAATACAATGA
- the fdhD gene encoding formate dehydrogenase accessory sulfurtransferase FdhD — MMEPASKIVPVLKLSDGRFTPSEASIVVEKELPVIINGEHLAIASLTPSMEREFVAGYLFGQGFIESAGEITRLDITDQGADVVLATADILSSRRMKTTYRIVSGGGRTAYFETSALPRLTSNFSIAKEDIFRAMNLLFERASLYRETGGVHSAALFDGAMNLLCVVEDIGRHNTLDKVIGYALLNGIDCADKLLVSTGRMASEMVMKIGRAGIPLVATKTAVTDKGIEIGEQCGLTLIGFVRDVGFRMHTNMEVRVFQKAEMRIYTGVERVR; from the coding sequence ATGATGGAACCGGCATCAAAAATCGTTCCAGTCCTCAAGCTGTCGGACGGTCGGTTTACGCCTTCTGAAGCCAGCATTGTTGTCGAAAAAGAATTGCCCGTCATCATCAACGGAGAACATCTGGCGATCGCATCCCTCACGCCATCAATGGAGAGGGAATTTGTAGCAGGCTATCTCTTCGGGCAGGGATTTATCGAAAGCGCCGGAGAGATCACCAGGCTGGATATCACAGACCAGGGCGCCGACGTTGTCCTGGCAACGGCGGATATCCTGTCAAGCCGCAGAATGAAGACCACCTATCGCATCGTCTCAGGAGGCGGTCGCACCGCCTACTTTGAAACCTCCGCCCTGCCACGCCTTACGTCCAACTTCAGCATCGCGAAAGAAGATATTTTTCGGGCCATGAACCTCCTCTTCGAACGCGCTTCTCTTTACCGCGAAACCGGAGGTGTGCATTCCGCCGCACTTTTCGATGGGGCTATGAATCTCCTCTGCGTCGTGGAAGATATCGGACGGCATAACACCCTGGATAAAGTGATCGGCTATGCGCTCCTGAATGGAATCGACTGTGCCGATAAACTCCTTGTCTCCACCGGCCGCATGGCCTCTGAAATGGTTATGAAAATCGGCCGGGCCGGCATTCCCCTGGTCGCCACCAAGACCGCCGTCACAGATAAAGGCATTGAAATCGGTGAACAATGCGGGCTGACCCTCATCGGTTTCGTACGGGACGTCGGTTTCAGGATGCACACGAACATGGAGGTCCGGGTTTTTCAGAAAGCTGAAATGAGGATTTACACCGGGGTGGAGAGAGTGCGCTGA
- a CDS encoding SAM-dependent methyltransferase → MRRKIRHFACLYLYNYRPSQEGRGIYEKLLQVLKQNDPCLVPPPTAGSEQEKRALEKFHALVNGYLVTAWLARRKNRIVHALRASTARGARKNIEADYDLSNDLFQTFLDRRLLYSCGIYADGLESCEDAQERKIEEIIRKVEIRVSDSVLDIGCGWGGFAAEAARKTGCRVTGITVSEKQHAFAREMVAREGLEDRVSILLVDCCDVSGIFDKIVSIEMLEAVGHQYLGDFFAVCDRLLKPGGKVLIQIITVADQVYDEYRRETDWIQKHIFPGGQLLSVTTLVEAATRHSSLVMEHLEDIGPHYARTLKDWRKRFNKNRNRVRSLGFDELFERKWNYYLACCEAGFRERALGDIQAVFRKPT, encoded by the coding sequence GTGCGCCGGAAAATTCGTCATTTCGCTTGTCTTTACCTGTATAATTACCGTCCTTCCCAGGAAGGAAGGGGCATTTATGAAAAATTACTTCAGGTTCTCAAGCAGAACGATCCCTGTCTCGTTCCGCCGCCGACTGCCGGTTCGGAGCAGGAAAAGCGCGCTCTTGAAAAGTTCCACGCCCTGGTCAACGGTTACCTTGTAACGGCCTGGCTGGCCCGGCGGAAAAACCGTATCGTCCATGCCCTCAGGGCCAGCACCGCAAGGGGCGCACGGAAAAACATCGAGGCAGACTATGATTTGAGCAATGACCTCTTTCAGACCTTCCTGGATCGAAGGCTTTTGTATTCCTGCGGCATCTACGCGGACGGATTGGAATCCTGCGAGGATGCCCAGGAGCGTAAAATCGAAGAGATTATCAGAAAGGTGGAGATTCGGGTTTCAGACTCTGTCCTGGATATCGGGTGCGGGTGGGGCGGCTTTGCGGCAGAGGCGGCAAGAAAGACCGGCTGTCGCGTGACAGGGATCACGGTATCCGAAAAACAGCATGCCTTTGCCCGGGAGATGGTGGCGCGGGAGGGACTTGAGGACAGGGTTTCCATTCTTCTTGTCGATTGCTGCGATGTGTCCGGAATCTTCGACAAGATCGTTTCCATTGAGATGCTCGAAGCCGTGGGGCATCAGTACCTGGGCGATTTCTTTGCTGTCTGCGATCGACTGCTCAAGCCCGGTGGCAAGGTTCTAATCCAGATCATCACCGTCGCCGATCAGGTTTACGATGAGTACAGGAGAGAAACGGACTGGATTCAAAAGCATATCTTCCCCGGCGGGCAACTGCTGTCCGTCACCACCTTGGTTGAAGCAGCCACTCGGCACTCCAGTCTGGTTATGGAGCATCTGGAGGATATCGGACCTCATTATGCCCGCACCCTCAAGGACTGGCGGAAGCGATTCAACAAGAACAGGAATCGCGTTCGTTCTCTGGGGTTCGATGAATTGTTCGAGCGAAAATGGAACTACTACCTGGCCTGTTGCGAGGCGGGTTTCCGGGAGCGGGCTCTCGGCGATATCCAGGCTGTTTTCCGAAAGCCCACATGA
- a CDS encoding class I SAM-dependent methyltransferase, with product MKKILLDILICPRCLPEEIRLSDVALETSSTEILKGRLHCGNCGTDYPIEEGIAFLEPDPSLELRQKNRYETMPVVSSYLWSHFGDLMKDDEASNAYREWAILIEPHGGFCLDAGSAVGRFTFEMAQKADFAVGIDNAVAFIRTARELMLSRGGTLELAEEGRITRSQRLIFPGNWKTDNCEFIVGDALALPFSTASFASVSSLNIVDKVSKPLKHLQELNRVARPRGAQCLFSDPFSWSPEVADPADWLGGTQEGLFAGRGHENVLALLEGRLDGLHPFWHIQGMGRIQWKIRTHCNHYESIRSCFVKAAR from the coding sequence ATGAAAAAGATTCTTCTGGACATACTTATTTGTCCCCGCTGCCTGCCGGAGGAGATTCGTCTGAGCGACGTCGCACTGGAAACGTCTTCCACGGAAATTCTGAAGGGAAGACTGCACTGCGGAAACTGCGGCACCGATTACCCCATCGAAGAGGGAATTGCCTTCCTGGAACCTGATCCATCCCTTGAACTGCGGCAGAAAAACCGCTACGAGACGATGCCGGTCGTTTCCTCTTACCTCTGGAGCCACTTCGGTGACCTCATGAAAGATGATGAAGCATCCAACGCCTACAGAGAATGGGCGATTCTCATTGAACCCCATGGAGGCTTCTGTCTCGATGCGGGATCTGCTGTAGGCCGGTTTACCTTCGAAATGGCGCAGAAAGCCGACTTTGCCGTCGGCATCGACAACGCAGTCGCCTTCATCCGGACAGCGCGGGAGCTGATGCTCTCCCGGGGAGGTACGTTAGAACTGGCGGAAGAGGGACGGATCACCCGTTCCCAGCGGCTGATCTTCCCCGGAAACTGGAAGACGGACAACTGCGAATTCATCGTCGGCGACGCCCTGGCTCTCCCCTTTTCCACCGCCTCCTTCGCGTCTGTCTCCTCTCTCAACATTGTGGACAAAGTTTCCAAGCCCCTGAAACATCTCCAGGAGCTCAACCGTGTTGCCCGCCCCCGAGGGGCGCAGTGCCTGTTCTCCGATCCCTTTTCCTGGTCTCCGGAGGTTGCCGACCCGGCGGACTGGCTGGGTGGAACTCAGGAGGGCCTCTTTGCCGGGAGGGGACATGAGAACGTCCTTGCCCTCCTGGAAGGACGTCTTGACGGGCTGCATCCATTCTGGCATATCCAGGGCATGGGACGGATTCAGTGGAAAATCCGGACACACTGCAACCATTACGAATCGATTCGAAGCTGCTTTGTCAAGGCAGCGCGCTGA
- a CDS encoding molybdopterin-containing oxidoreductase family protein has product MQCHTVCRLCSACCPVTVTVEAGKMVRAARKSFLPEEKRLSCPKLAAAPEIVYSPARILRPLIRSGPGNGFHEASWDEALGRVAERFNFFRRTDGAQSIAWLRGMAADWGAPWDYACRLMNAFGSPNTIGNGSVCHVAREMAHAFTYGAMTLPQPRNSRCILIWGKNDRNTAPGVCEQILHARSHGARLIVVDPIRTSFAQMADIWLQIKPGHDGPLAMAMLNEIINNNLYDAAFVDQYGIGFDELRAAVAHFSPDLVAADLWLDPEDIRRAARLYATTRPACIIDGNGLDMQLSTFQATRAVCMLRAVTGNIDREGGDLIPQPIPLKNIQLKERLPKDVQPVTAAYPLFDAFHPTWGRHAQSCLIDAILGERPYPIRMLVVQSGNPAVTMTDAKRVRRALQKLDFLVVIDLFRNRTAEMADVILPAASCFEKTQLNRASMRSSPVVLQNQVIDCLGESRPDWQIVFELGRRLGLEADFPWASVEAAIDEQLSPSGLTVAFLRENPDGLWTEPTKFEKYRSKGFATPSGRVEFHSDRLARAGHAPVPFAEGTFEDLPGSADACNADVVIGISGERTNRFTHTQFLRIPSLARQEPEGFVDIHPRDAAARGISDGQEITISNERGQVRMKARISDVVHPGSIRIAWGWGEIDPDANVNNLTDDNRRDPITATPSNRSFLCRIET; this is encoded by the coding sequence ATGCAATGCCATACGGTGTGCCGACTCTGTTCAGCCTGCTGCCCGGTCACGGTAACTGTGGAGGCCGGGAAAATGGTCCGCGCGGCAAGAAAATCCTTTCTGCCTGAAGAGAAGCGTCTCTCCTGCCCCAAACTTGCCGCGGCTCCGGAAATTGTTTATTCCCCGGCCCGTATACTCCGTCCCCTGATCAGATCCGGACCGGGCAACGGTTTTCACGAGGCCTCCTGGGATGAAGCGCTGGGGCGGGTGGCGGAGCGGTTCAACTTCTTCAGGCGGACCGACGGCGCCCAGTCCATTGCCTGGCTGCGGGGCATGGCAGCCGACTGGGGCGCGCCCTGGGATTACGCCTGCCGACTCATGAACGCCTTCGGCTCCCCCAACACAATCGGCAACGGTTCCGTCTGCCATGTCGCCCGGGAGATGGCCCATGCCTTTACTTACGGCGCCATGACTCTTCCCCAGCCCCGGAATTCCCGATGCATCCTCATCTGGGGAAAAAACGACCGCAACACCGCTCCAGGCGTCTGCGAACAGATCCTTCATGCCCGATCCCATGGCGCACGGCTTATCGTTGTCGATCCGATCAGGACATCCTTCGCGCAGATGGCCGACATCTGGCTGCAGATCAAGCCGGGCCATGACGGCCCGCTGGCGATGGCCATGCTGAACGAGATCATCAACAACAATCTATACGACGCCGCATTCGTCGATCAATACGGTATTGGATTCGACGAGCTGCGAGCGGCTGTCGCGCACTTTTCTCCGGACCTGGTTGCCGCGGATCTCTGGCTCGATCCAGAGGACATCCGCCGTGCAGCCCGGCTCTACGCCACAACCAGACCTGCCTGCATCATTGACGGCAACGGCCTGGACATGCAGCTTTCGACCTTCCAGGCGACCCGGGCGGTCTGTATGCTCCGGGCCGTTACAGGAAATATCGACCGGGAAGGCGGGGACTTGATTCCCCAGCCGATCCCTCTGAAGAATATCCAACTCAAAGAGCGGCTTCCCAAAGACGTTCAACCGGTTACCGCAGCCTATCCCCTCTTCGACGCCTTCCACCCCACCTGGGGCCGCCACGCCCAGTCGTGTCTGATCGATGCCATTCTCGGGGAGCGACCCTATCCGATCCGGATGCTTGTCGTGCAGTCGGGAAATCCGGCGGTCACGATGACCGATGCAAAGCGGGTCCGGCGGGCGCTTCAGAAACTGGACTTTCTCGTGGTGATCGATCTCTTCCGGAACCGGACGGCAGAGATGGCCGACGTCATCCTACCGGCGGCAAGCTGCTTTGAGAAAACCCAGCTCAACCGCGCCTCGATGCGCAGCAGCCCCGTGGTCCTCCAGAATCAGGTCATCGACTGCCTGGGCGAGAGCCGACCGGACTGGCAGATCGTTTTCGAACTGGGACGCCGCCTGGGACTGGAAGCTGATTTTCCCTGGGCGTCGGTGGAGGCGGCCATCGATGAACAGCTTTCCCCCTCTGGTCTGACGGTGGCCTTCCTGCGGGAAAATCCCGATGGTCTGTGGACCGAGCCAACGAAATTCGAAAAATACCGCAGCAAAGGGTTTGCCACGCCGTCCGGCAGGGTGGAGTTTCATTCAGACCGGCTTGCCCGGGCAGGGCATGCGCCGGTACCCTTTGCCGAGGGAACCTTTGAAGACCTGCCCGGTTCCGCAGACGCATGCAATGCCGACGTCGTGATCGGGATAAGCGGCGAGAGGACGAACCGCTTCACCCACACCCAGTTCCTGCGCATCCCGTCCCTGGCACGTCAGGAACCGGAAGGCTTCGTGGATATTCATCCCCGGGATGCGGCGGCAAGGGGAATCAGCGACGGGCAGGAAATCACGATCTCCAACGAACGGGGACAGGTGCGGATGAAGGCCCGGATCTCCGACGTCGTCCACCCCGGGTCGATCCGCATCGCCTGGGGGTGGGGAGAGATCGACCCGGATGCCAACGTCAACAATCTGACCGATGACAACCGGCGGGATCCCATCACTGCTACACCGTCAAATCGCAGTTTTTTATGTCGCATCGAGACCTGA
- a CDS encoding SoxR reducing system RseC family protein has product MAQYDAVVTSLLPNGRAEIVIRPDKPGIPDAPEISRRVCHCATDGSMVRTEALNRADAQVGDWVSVYRKPGVVMKNIAALIGFPLAGVIAGTMLGSALGKAAMAIAALGGGLLGIVLGVRYYRHLSEENLMVIDRVIRSREELAAFSGGRAGCRDDCSQCIPWSS; this is encoded by the coding sequence ATGGCCCAATATGACGCCGTGGTGACGAGTCTTCTTCCGAACGGCAGGGCCGAGATTGTTATCCGGCCGGACAAGCCCGGCATACCCGATGCGCCGGAAATATCCAGGCGGGTGTGCCACTGTGCGACCGACGGTTCAATGGTTCGGACCGAAGCGTTGAACCGGGCCGATGCCCAGGTCGGCGACTGGGTTTCCGTCTACCGCAAGCCCGGCGTCGTCATGAAGAACATCGCCGCCCTGATCGGCTTTCCTCTGGCTGGTGTAATCGCCGGCACGATGCTGGGGAGCGCGCTGGGCAAAGCTGCGATGGCAATCGCTGCCCTTGGTGGGGGTCTGCTCGGCATTGTACTGGGGGTTCGATATTACCGGCATCTGTCCGAAGAGAATCTGATGGTCATCGACCGGGTGATCAGATCCCGGGAGGAATTAGCCGCCTTTTCCGGCGGTCGTGCCGGTTGCCGGGACGACTGCAGTCAATGTATTCCGTGGTCATCTTAA